From Pseudomonas hefeiensis, one genomic window encodes:
- the yidC gene encoding membrane protein insertase YidC: MDIKRTILIVALAIVSYVMVLKWNQDYGQAALPTQNVAASNTAPSLPDTTTGNNAASNDDIPRAASDTTAPAEAPVAASKDLIQIRTDVLELAIDPQGGDVAQLKLPLYPRRQDHPEIPFQLFDNGNERTYLAQSGLIGTNGPDANPAGRPVYSAEKKSYQLADGQDQLVVDLKFSKDGVNYIKRFTLKRGLYDVTVSYLIDNQSAQPWSGAMFAQLKRDASSDPSSSTATGTATYLGAALWTSSEPYKKVSMKDMDKAQLKETVQGGWVAWLQHYFVTAWIPQKGENNVVQTRKDSKGNYIVGYTGPALTAAPGAQVETSAILYAGPKSQAVLKELSPGLELTVDYGFLWFIAQPIFWLLQHIHSIVGNWGWSIIFLTMLIKGIFFPLSAASYKSMARMRAVAPKLAALKEQHGDDRQKMSQAMMELYKKEKINPLGGCLPILVQMPVFLALYWVLLESVEMRQAPFMLWITDLSIKDPFFILPIIMGATMFIQQQLNPTPPDPMQAKVMKMMPIIFTFFFLWFPAGLVLYWVVNNVLSITQQWYITRKIEAAAKKAEA; the protein is encoded by the coding sequence ATGGATATCAAACGCACGATCCTGATCGTCGCCCTGGCAATCGTGTCCTACGTAATGGTTCTTAAATGGAACCAGGACTATGGTCAGGCTGCCCTGCCGACTCAGAATGTTGCAGCCAGCAATACCGCACCGAGCTTGCCGGACACCACGACTGGCAACAATGCCGCCAGCAATGACGACATCCCGCGCGCGGCAAGCGATACCACTGCCCCTGCCGAAGCCCCTGTGGCTGCAAGCAAGGATCTGATCCAGATCAGGACGGACGTACTCGAACTGGCAATCGATCCACAAGGTGGTGACGTCGCTCAACTGAAGCTGCCGTTGTATCCGCGCCGCCAGGATCATCCGGAAATTCCATTCCAGCTGTTCGATAACGGCAACGAGCGGACCTATCTGGCCCAAAGTGGTCTGATCGGCACCAACGGCCCGGACGCAAACCCGGCCGGTCGCCCGGTTTACTCCGCCGAGAAGAAGTCCTATCAACTGGCTGATGGACAGGACCAATTGGTCGTGGACCTGAAGTTCAGCAAAGACGGCGTCAATTACATCAAACGTTTCACTTTGAAACGTGGCCTGTACGACGTGACTGTTTCCTACCTGATCGACAACCAGAGCGCACAGCCCTGGTCTGGTGCGATGTTCGCGCAACTGAAGCGCGACGCCAGTTCCGATCCGTCCTCGAGCACTGCTACTGGCACCGCCACTTACCTGGGCGCCGCCCTGTGGACAAGTTCGGAGCCGTACAAGAAAGTGTCCATGAAAGACATGGACAAGGCGCAGCTCAAGGAAACCGTACAAGGTGGCTGGGTTGCCTGGTTGCAGCACTATTTTGTAACCGCCTGGATCCCGCAGAAAGGCGAGAACAACGTCGTCCAAACGCGTAAAGACAGCAAAGGCAACTACATCGTCGGTTATACCGGCCCGGCATTGACCGCTGCACCAGGTGCACAAGTCGAAACCAGCGCCATCCTGTATGCCGGTCCAAAAAGCCAAGCGGTGTTGAAAGAGTTGTCCCCAGGTCTGGAACTGACCGTGGACTATGGATTCCTCTGGTTCATTGCCCAGCCGATCTTCTGGCTGCTGCAACATATCCACAGCATCGTCGGTAACTGGGGTTGGTCGATCATCTTCCTGACCATGCTGATCAAGGGGATCTTCTTCCCGTTGTCGGCCGCCAGCTACAAATCCATGGCCCGCATGCGCGCAGTGGCACCGAAACTGGCCGCCCTGAAAGAACAACATGGCGATGACCGGCAGAAAATGTCCCAGGCCATGATGGAGCTGTACAAGAAAGAGAAGATCAACCCGCTGGGTGGTTGCTTGCCGATTCTTGTACAAATGCCGGTGTTCCTGGCGTTGTACTGGGTTCTGCTGGAAAGCGTGGAGATGCGTCAGGCACCGTTCATGCTGTGGATTACCGACCTGTCGATCAAGGATCCGTTCTTCATCCTGCCGATCATCATGGGCGCGACCATGTTCATCCAGCAGCAGCTGAACCCAACGCCTCCGGACCCTATGCAGGCGAAGGTCATGAAGATGATGCCGATTATCTTCACCTTCTTCTTCCTGTGGTTCCCTGCGGGTCTGGTGCTGTACTGGGTTGTGAACAACGTGTTGTCCATTACCCAGCAGTGGTACATCACGCGTAAGATCGAAGCGGCTGCGAAAAAAGCCGAGGCGTAA
- the yidD gene encoding membrane protein insertion efficiency factor YidD — protein MRKLALVPIQFYRYAISPLMASHCRFYPSCSCYAYEAIENHGLLRGGWLTFRRLGRCHPWNPGGYDPVPPIPTSRSSSMAE, from the coding sequence ATGCGTAAACTGGCACTCGTTCCGATCCAGTTTTATCGCTACGCCATTAGTCCCCTGATGGCCAGTCACTGTCGTTTCTACCCCAGTTGTTCCTGCTACGCGTATGAAGCCATAGAAAACCATGGCCTTCTGCGCGGTGGCTGGCTGACCTTTCGTCGTTTAGGTCGCTGTCATCCGTGGAATCCCGGCGGTTATGACCCGGTTCCGCCTATCCCTACCTCCCGTTCTTCTTCGATGGCCGAGTAA